A stretch of the Thalassotalea euphylliae genome encodes the following:
- a CDS encoding DUF3010 family protein, which produces MKVCGVELKGNDAIVCVMALENGLYDLPQLRVAKVSIDDAGDAEQVQKFQFAFKKLMEDYQIEQVVIKGRALKGKFAGGPVGFKLEAAIQLIDSVKVDIVSGSFVKNTLAKSQVGIDFRDTGLKKFQQTAFETVFAFLEAR; this is translated from the coding sequence ATGAAAGTATGTGGTGTAGAGCTTAAAGGTAATGATGCAATTGTATGTGTAATGGCGTTGGAAAACGGCTTGTATGATTTACCGCAACTAAGGGTTGCTAAAGTTTCGATTGACGATGCCGGCGATGCTGAGCAAGTACAAAAGTTTCAGTTCGCATTTAAAAAGTTGATGGAAGACTACCAAATTGAGCAGGTGGTAATTAAGGGCAGAGCGCTAAAAGGTAAGTTTGCTGGTGGCCCTGTTGGTTTTAAGCTTGAAGCAGCAATTCAACTTATTGACAGCGTAAAAGTAGATATCGTCTCAGGTAGTTTTGTGAAGAACACGCTAGCAAAAAGCCAAGTAGGTATCGACTTTCGCGATACAGGTTTGAAAAAGTTTCAGCAAACAGCGTTTGAAACCGTGTTTGCGTTTCTAGAAGCACGATAG
- a CDS encoding acyl-CoA dehydrogenase C-terminal domain-containing protein: MPEYKAPLRDMQFVMQELLDCETHYQNLGYEDATPDMVNAIMAEAGKFTEEVIAPINQSGDEQGCKWEDGVVTTPDGFKEAYQQYVEGGWPTLSQPVEHGGQGLPHSINTAIGEFLSAANHSFAMYPGLSHGALATLEAHGTEEQKNMFMPKLVEGTWTGTMCLTEPHCGTDLGMLRTKAELNDDGSYSLTGTKIFISAGEHDLSDNIVHIVIARIPGSPAGTKGISLFVVPKFNVTADGEKAERNGVNCGSIEHKMGIHANATCVINFDGAKGYLIGEVNRGLNCMFTFMNAARLGVANEGVAAADASFQGSLAYAQDRLQMRSLTGPKNPNGAADPIIVHPDVRRMLLTQKSIAEGGRALNGYLAQLVDIVEVEKDAAKRAEAESKLALLTPIAKAFLTELGLECTSHGVQVFGGHGFIKEWGMEQLMRDTKISCLYEGTTGIQALDLLARKILGSKGELIKPFAAEVTQFCTENVTDEQMSEFIKPMITIAPNWQKMTQEVGMKAMQNPDEIGAASVDYLMYSGYLTLAYFWAKMAKVAFTQLAEGTEDKAFYEAKIKTARFYFARILPRAHGHAACIENGADSMMAHDLEEFVF; encoded by the coding sequence ATGCCAGAATATAAAGCTCCACTGCGTGACATGCAGTTCGTGATGCAAGAATTGTTAGACTGTGAAACTCACTACCAAAACCTAGGCTATGAAGATGCAACACCTGACATGGTAAACGCAATTATGGCCGAAGCGGGTAAGTTCACTGAAGAAGTGATTGCGCCAATTAACCAATCCGGTGACGAGCAAGGCTGTAAGTGGGAAGACGGTGTTGTCACTACACCTGATGGCTTTAAAGAAGCATACCAACAATACGTAGAAGGCGGCTGGCCAACATTATCTCAACCTGTTGAACACGGTGGTCAGGGTTTACCGCACTCAATTAATACTGCAATTGGTGAGTTCTTATCAGCTGCAAACCACAGTTTCGCAATGTACCCAGGCCTAAGCCATGGTGCACTAGCAACGTTAGAAGCGCATGGTACAGAAGAGCAAAAAAACATGTTCATGCCTAAGCTAGTTGAAGGTACTTGGACTGGTACTATGTGTTTAACAGAACCACACTGTGGTACTGACTTAGGTATGTTACGTACCAAAGCTGAGTTAAATGACGACGGTTCGTACTCACTAACGGGTACTAAAATCTTCATCTCTGCAGGTGAGCACGATTTATCAGACAACATTGTTCACATCGTAATTGCTCGCATTCCTGGTTCACCAGCAGGTACTAAAGGTATTTCTTTATTTGTTGTGCCTAAGTTCAATGTGACTGCTGACGGTGAAAAAGCTGAGCGTAATGGCGTTAACTGTGGCTCAATTGAGCACAAAATGGGGATTCACGCGAATGCGACTTGTGTTATCAATTTCGATGGCGCGAAAGGTTACCTAATTGGTGAAGTTAATCGTGGCCTAAACTGCATGTTTACCTTTATGAATGCGGCACGTTTAGGTGTTGCCAATGAAGGTGTTGCAGCGGCTGATGCATCTTTCCAAGGTTCACTAGCTTACGCACAAGACCGTCTACAAATGCGTTCATTAACAGGCCCTAAGAATCCTAACGGCGCAGCTGACCCAATTATCGTGCACCCAGACGTGCGTCGTATGCTACTTACGCAAAAGTCGATTGCTGAAGGTGGCCGTGCATTAAACGGTTACTTAGCGCAGCTAGTTGATATTGTTGAAGTAGAAAAAGATGCAGCGAAACGTGCTGAAGCTGAAAGCAAGTTAGCGCTATTAACGCCAATTGCTAAAGCTTTCCTTACTGAACTAGGCCTTGAGTGTACTAGTCACGGTGTACAGGTGTTCGGTGGCCATGGCTTCATTAAAGAATGGGGCATGGAGCAGTTGATGCGTGATACTAAGATCAGCTGTTTATACGAAGGTACTACAGGTATTCAAGCACTTGATTTACTTGCTCGTAAAATCCTTGGTTCGAAAGGTGAGCTAATTAAGCCGTTCGCAGCAGAAGTTACACAGTTCTGTACTGAAAATGTAACTGATGAGCAAATGAGCGAATTCATTAAGCCGATGATTACCATTGCGCCTAACTGGCAGAAAATGACGCAAGAAGTTGGCATGAAAGCGATGCAAAATCCAGATGAAATTGGCGCAGCATCGGTTGACTACCTAATGTACTCAGGTTACTTAACACTTGCTTATTTCTGGGCGAAAATGGCGAAGGTTGCTTTCACTCAGTTAGCTGAAGGCACAGAAGATAAAGCTTTCTACGAAGCGAAAATCAAAACAGCTCGCTTCTACTTTGCGCGTATCTTACCTCGTGCACACGGTCATGCAGCATGTATCGAAAACGGTGCAGACAGCATGATGGCACATGACCTAGAAGAGTTCGTATTTTAA
- a CDS encoding tetratricopeptide repeat protein, translating into MRSLAVLIFVFMVVGCSNHYGGQANQVNQKNAAQALPIAYHLFNPQTVDITSEKALFSLSAAQQQQFLDYYNKALAHGDDKHKIISDYLLSKLSNFTYYGETHTASQAMASLEGNCMSLAILTTALARLVGVDLAFREVLTLPVFEKQNNLVLSSIHVQTKLFAAPSEGSLSSIFANAGVVIDYFPDSSNIKSRYLKYHQFVAMYYKNIATDALVAGDLETAFANAITAYQYDPASVEVMNLLAVVHRRKGDEYTAEQIYKYAMKRAPNNLSLLSNYATLLSMQQRTKEANRLQEKMAKLEDPNPYSWLDQAYLAQQQGNHQQAIAFFNRTIELAPYVNQAYVGLYQVHMAKGHEARAKNAIAKALDWTYKQSERRQLKYKLYGRNKASGINQ; encoded by the coding sequence ATGCGTAGTTTAGCGGTTTTGATATTCGTATTTATGGTTGTTGGCTGCAGTAATCACTATGGCGGGCAGGCGAATCAAGTAAATCAGAAAAACGCAGCGCAAGCACTACCGATCGCTTATCATCTATTTAACCCTCAAACCGTTGATATCACCTCAGAAAAAGCGCTTTTCAGTCTCAGTGCTGCCCAACAACAGCAGTTTCTTGATTATTACAACAAGGCACTAGCACATGGAGACGACAAGCATAAAATTATCAGTGATTACTTGCTCAGTAAATTGTCAAACTTTACTTATTACGGGGAAACGCATACCGCCTCTCAAGCAATGGCTAGCTTGGAGGGCAATTGTATGAGCTTAGCTATTCTGACCACTGCTTTGGCACGTTTAGTGGGTGTTGATTTAGCTTTTAGGGAAGTGCTTACCCTACCGGTGTTTGAAAAGCAGAATAACTTGGTGTTGTCATCAATTCATGTGCAAACTAAGTTATTTGCAGCGCCCAGCGAAGGGAGCCTGAGTTCTATTTTCGCCAATGCAGGCGTTGTGATTGATTACTTTCCTGACTCAAGCAATATAAAGAGTCGTTACCTTAAGTACCATCAGTTTGTTGCTATGTACTACAAAAATATTGCAACTGATGCATTAGTCGCAGGTGATCTGGAAACAGCCTTTGCTAATGCGATTACAGCCTATCAGTATGACCCTGCTAGCGTTGAAGTAATGAACTTGTTAGCCGTGGTGCATCGTCGAAAAGGGGATGAATACACGGCAGAGCAAATATACAAATATGCCATGAAACGCGCACCCAATAATCTTTCGCTGTTGAGTAACTATGCAACCTTATTGTCTATGCAACAGCGCACTAAAGAGGCTAATAGGTTGCAAGAAAAAATGGCGAAACTTGAAGATCCAAACCCCTACAGTTGGCTCGATCAGGCTTATTTAGCCCAGCAGCAAGGTAACCATCAGCAAGCCATTGCATTTTTTAATCGTACCATTGAGTTAGCGCCATATGTTAATCAAGCTTATGTTGGCTTATATCAGGTTCATATGGCTAAAGGTCATGAAGCAAGAGCTAAAAACGCAATTGCTAAAGCACTTGACTGGACCTATAAACAGTCGGAGCGACGTCAACTGAAATATAAGCTGTACGGGCGAAATAAGGCGTCAGGTATCAACCAATAG
- a CDS encoding TlpA family protein disulfide reductase yields the protein MKLQSICLAASLFLLTISNAFAEQKASSNTPSNIVPDWQLTMQNGEPINWKMFEGKPVILHFWATWCPYCKRLQPKLVELVEKHPEVVLVGISFNEDEDAKPQDVLAERGYTFKTAVNGEEAVRKFGVSGTPTTFFIKRNGEAIFKYTSSDIKDPRLLKATQVIAEK from the coding sequence ATGAAACTCCAATCAATCTGCTTAGCAGCCAGCCTTTTCTTACTCACCATTAGCAACGCTTTTGCAGAACAAAAAGCTTCATCAAATACACCGTCAAACATAGTGCCTGACTGGCAACTCACCATGCAAAATGGTGAGCCAATCAACTGGAAAATGTTTGAAGGTAAGCCTGTAATTTTGCATTTTTGGGCGACTTGGTGTCCATACTGTAAGCGCCTGCAACCAAAATTAGTAGAATTAGTCGAAAAACACCCAGAAGTGGTATTAGTAGGTATTAGTTTCAACGAAGATGAAGATGCTAAACCTCAAGATGTATTAGCAGAGCGCGGTTATACCTTTAAAACAGCCGTTAATGGCGAAGAAGCTGTCAGAAAGTTCGGTGTTTCAGGCACGCCAACAACCTTCTTTATCAAGCGCAATGGTGAAGCCATTTTTAAATACACCAGCTCAGATATTAAAGACCCTCGCCTTCTAAAAGCCACACAGGTTATCGCCGAAAAGTAA
- a CDS encoding GMC family oxidoreductase, protein MDSFDFIIVGGGSAGCVLADKLSADGQFQVCLIEAGPKDSSPFIHVPLGTIELMRSSKYNWLYDTAPEATQNQRQIFNPRGKTLGGSSSVNAMLYVRGQKEDYDAWRDMGNDGWGYDDVLPYFKATQHQERGADDYHGIDGPLNVAESRCKLPVFDKFISSAANAGYPVNNDFNGASQEGVGYYQVTQKDGERCSAAKAFLTPNLDRPNLTVLTEAMVEKVLFEEKIAVGVRIKHKQKWKEIVAHKEVILSAGAFNSPQLLMLSGVGPKAELEKHNIPAVHELAGVGQNLQDHVDIIVLNEYQETDGIAFRPVAMAKLAPSVLKYFTKREGVLTSAAAEAGGFIKTDSTLERPDIQLHFMPFAMDDHGRNLTMLCRYGVAMHVCLLRPKSRGQVTLFGNAPHLHPKIELNMLSDKDDQALMVEGVRRVREIFAQHPLAGELGNEIYPGVSASTNEDILAFLRERANTIYHPVGTCKMGSDEMAVVDKDLKVHGLKSLRVIDASIMPTLISGNTNAPTIMIAAKVADSILAQYQ, encoded by the coding sequence ATGGATAGTTTTGATTTTATCATTGTTGGGGGAGGTTCTGCTGGCTGCGTGCTGGCCGATAAGTTATCTGCAGATGGACAATTTCAAGTATGCCTAATTGAGGCTGGTCCCAAAGACAGCTCACCATTCATTCATGTTCCTTTGGGAACGATTGAGCTGATGCGCAGTAGCAAATACAACTGGCTATACGATACTGCCCCAGAAGCAACTCAAAACCAACGTCAAATATTTAACCCTAGAGGTAAAACACTCGGTGGTAGTAGCTCAGTTAACGCTATGCTTTATGTTCGAGGTCAAAAAGAAGACTATGATGCATGGCGTGATATGGGCAATGACGGCTGGGGGTATGACGACGTGCTTCCCTATTTCAAAGCCACTCAGCACCAAGAACGTGGCGCTGATGATTACCACGGGATAGATGGACCGCTTAACGTCGCTGAATCACGCTGTAAACTTCCCGTATTTGATAAGTTTATCAGCTCCGCAGCCAATGCTGGTTACCCTGTTAATAATGATTTTAATGGCGCCTCGCAAGAAGGTGTTGGCTACTACCAAGTAACCCAAAAAGACGGTGAACGCTGCAGTGCCGCCAAAGCATTTTTGACCCCAAACCTAGATCGCCCCAACCTCACCGTTTTAACCGAAGCGATGGTTGAAAAAGTGCTATTTGAAGAAAAGATCGCAGTGGGTGTCAGAATAAAACATAAACAAAAATGGAAAGAAATTGTTGCTCACAAGGAAGTTATACTCAGTGCAGGCGCATTTAATTCTCCTCAGCTCCTTATGCTCTCCGGCGTTGGCCCAAAAGCTGAACTAGAAAAACACAATATTCCTGCAGTACATGAGCTAGCAGGGGTCGGGCAAAACTTACAAGATCATGTAGACATTATCGTACTCAATGAGTACCAAGAAACCGATGGCATTGCCTTTCGCCCTGTTGCCATGGCAAAGCTCGCTCCAAGCGTTCTAAAGTACTTTACCAAGCGTGAAGGTGTACTCACTAGTGCAGCGGCTGAAGCAGGCGGCTTTATCAAAACAGACAGCACACTAGAGCGACCTGATATTCAGCTACACTTTATGCCTTTCGCCATGGACGACCATGGTCGTAACTTAACAATGCTTTGCCGCTATGGGGTGGCAATGCATGTTTGCTTGCTAAGACCCAAAAGCAGAGGACAAGTTACTTTATTTGGCAATGCCCCGCATTTACACCCAAAAATTGAACTTAACATGCTTTCTGACAAAGATGATCAGGCACTTATGGTTGAGGGAGTGCGCAGGGTTAGAGAAATTTTCGCTCAACATCCACTTGCAGGAGAGCTCGGAAATGAAATCTACCCGGGTGTATCTGCCAGCACAAACGAAGATATTCTAGCCTTTCTTAGAGAGCGAGCTAATACCATTTATCATCCAGTGGGAACATGTAAAATGGGTAGTGATGAAATGGCTGTGGTAGATAAAGACTTAAAAGTACACGGCTTAAAGTCGCTTCGCGTTATTGATGCTTCCATCATGCCTACGCTTATCAGCGGTAATACCAATGCGCCAACCATTATGATTGCTGCTAAGGTTGCCGACTCCATACTTGCACAATACCAGTAA
- a CDS encoding dipeptidyl-peptidase 3 family protein has protein sequence MNLHSTTNNKSSKAKLSKLAAVVLMATSVLSACGENTTKTEQAPTLVENYENRLDIYKTVTLSADLSHLSDNQKQMLSLLIDASKIMDDLFWKQAFGQDKTAFLAKLSDPKVKAFAEINYGPWDRLDGDKAFLTGFDAKSHGAQFYPADMTKAEFEQADFADKQGLYSIVERDANGKLTSTAYSEIYTDEINRAAAILEKAAGFADNQEFANYLKMRANALRADDYQASDFAWMDMKTNPIDVVIGPIETYEDQLFGYRAAFESYVLVKDLSWSERLAKYAAFLPELQRDLPVAKKYKQETPGSDADLNAYDVIYYAGHSNAGGKTIAINLPNDEEVQLAKGTRRLQLKNAMRAKFDAIMLPIAEQLIVPEQRKHVTFNGFFANTMFHEVAHGLGIKNTINEQGTVRQALKEHASALEEGKADVLGLYMVKQLLAKGAITEGTLEDYYVTFMAGIFRSVRFGASSAHGKANMVRFNYFQEQGAFSRDEQGLYSVNMEKMTQAVDSLSELILTLQGNGDYAGVDQLVKEKGMIKEDLAKSLAKLEAANIPVDIVFEQGKQVLGLK, from the coding sequence ATGAATCTACATTCAACAACCAATAACAAATCAAGCAAAGCTAAGCTTAGCAAACTCGCTGCCGTTGTTTTAATGGCCACATCAGTGCTTTCAGCCTGTGGTGAAAACACAACAAAAACAGAGCAAGCACCAACATTAGTTGAAAACTATGAAAACCGTTTAGACATCTATAAAACAGTTACGCTAAGTGCTGATTTAAGCCACTTATCTGACAATCAAAAGCAAATGTTATCGCTGCTAATTGACGCTTCCAAAATTATGGACGATCTATTCTGGAAACAAGCATTTGGCCAAGACAAAACAGCGTTTCTGGCAAAATTAAGTGACCCGAAAGTAAAAGCTTTTGCTGAAATTAACTATGGCCCTTGGGATCGATTAGATGGCGACAAAGCGTTCTTAACTGGTTTTGATGCAAAATCGCATGGCGCACAGTTTTACCCAGCAGACATGACAAAAGCCGAGTTTGAGCAAGCAGACTTTGCGGACAAGCAAGGCTTATATTCTATAGTTGAACGCGATGCTAATGGCAAACTTACATCAACTGCCTACTCAGAGATTTACACAGATGAAATCAACCGCGCAGCCGCTATTCTAGAAAAAGCAGCAGGCTTTGCCGATAACCAAGAATTCGCTAATTACCTTAAAATGCGCGCCAACGCCCTGCGTGCCGACGATTACCAAGCGTCAGACTTTGCCTGGATGGACATGAAAACTAATCCAATTGACGTGGTGATTGGTCCAATTGAAACTTATGAAGATCAGTTATTTGGCTATCGCGCAGCATTTGAATCTTATGTGTTAGTCAAAGATTTATCTTGGAGTGAGCGTTTAGCGAAATACGCAGCGTTTTTACCAGAACTACAGCGCGACTTGCCCGTCGCTAAGAAATACAAGCAGGAAACACCTGGCTCTGATGCTGACTTAAATGCTTATGATGTAATTTATTATGCAGGGCATTCAAATGCGGGTGGCAAAACAATTGCCATCAACCTACCAAATGACGAAGAAGTACAGTTAGCCAAAGGTACACGTCGCCTTCAGCTAAAAAATGCTATGCGTGCTAAATTTGATGCCATTATGCTACCGATTGCCGAGCAGCTTATTGTGCCAGAGCAACGTAAGCACGTAACTTTCAATGGCTTCTTCGCTAACACCATGTTCCATGAAGTCGCACACGGCTTAGGCATTAAAAACACCATCAACGAGCAAGGCACTGTTCGCCAAGCACTAAAAGAGCATGCTTCTGCGCTTGAAGAGGGCAAAGCTGACGTGCTTGGCCTTTACATGGTCAAACAGTTGCTTGCTAAAGGCGCAATTACCGAAGGCACGTTAGAGGATTACTACGTTACTTTTATGGCGGGTATCTTCCGCTCTGTGCGTTTTGGCGCAAGCTCTGCGCACGGTAAAGCAAACATGGTGCGCTTCAATTACTTCCAAGAACAAGGTGCCTTTAGCCGTGACGAGCAAGGTTTATACAGCGTAAATATGGAGAAAATGACGCAAGCTGTTGATTCTTTATCTGAGCTAATTTTGACGCTGCAAGGTAACGGTGATTACGCAGGCGTTGATCAATTGGTCAAAGAAAAAGGCATGATCAAAGAAGACCTAGCGAAAAGCTTAGCGAAACTTGAAGCTGCCAATATTCCTGTAGATATTGTTTTTGAGCAAGGCAAACAAGTACTAGGACTGAAGTAA
- the rpsT gene encoding 30S ribosomal protein S20: MANSKQAKKRAVQSEKRRQHNASRRSMMRTLVKKVIAAIEAGDKELATKELAAAQPILDRYATKGLIHKNKAARSKSRLNAAIKAL, encoded by the coding sequence TTGGCTAACTCAAAGCAAGCTAAGAAACGTGCGGTACAATCTGAAAAGCGCCGTCAACACAATGCAAGCCGTCGTTCAATGATGCGTACTTTAGTTAAAAAAGTAATCGCTGCAATTGAAGCCGGTGACAAAGAATTGGCAACAAAAGAATTAGCAGCTGCGCAACCGATCTTAGATCGTTACGCAACTAAAGGTCTTATTCACAAAAACAAAGCTGCTCGTAGCAAGAGCCGTTTAAACGCTGCTATCAAAGCACTTTAA
- the murJ gene encoding murein biosynthesis integral membrane protein MurJ, translating into MSKKLIKSGIIVSAMTMISRVLGLVRDVVIANFMGTGAGADVFFFANKIPNFLRRLFAEGAFAQAFVPVLSEYQAQDEKNGTDETRKLIAQVSGTLGVVISLVTLFGMIASPVIVALFGFGWFLDWWHGGEQGAKFELASTLLKITFPYLWFISLTALAGAILNTLGKFAAAAFTPVLLNVCIIASAIFLTPYFDLPAYALACGVFFGGLVQFLFQLPFLYRAGVLVKPKWAWHAPGVAKIRKLIVPALFGVSVTQINLLLDTLIASFLVTGSISWLYYADRLLEFPLGLFGIGIATVILPSLSGLHARENKAEFSSTIDWGLRVVCLMGMPALAGLMVLAQPIIMLLFMRGEFSQSDVLQVSYALYAYLSGLVSFMFIKVLAPGFYSRQDTKTPVKIGIIAMVANMAFNLMLAPFYGYVGLAMATTLSATLNAFLLYRGLKNSGVFTIPSKTKWFFAKLVVASALMASAIIYFQPSENEWFAMVFSQQLAHISSLIVAGVILYFALLWLMRVKLSDFKVDKNSPISAR; encoded by the coding sequence GTGAGTAAAAAGTTAATTAAGTCAGGCATTATTGTCAGCGCCATGACCATGATCTCCCGTGTATTAGGATTAGTGCGTGACGTGGTTATCGCTAACTTCATGGGAACAGGCGCAGGTGCTGACGTATTTTTCTTTGCCAATAAAATTCCCAACTTTTTACGACGCTTATTTGCTGAGGGAGCATTCGCGCAGGCTTTTGTACCAGTGCTCAGCGAGTACCAAGCGCAAGATGAAAAAAATGGCACAGATGAAACCAGAAAGCTGATTGCACAGGTGTCTGGTACGTTAGGGGTAGTGATTTCTCTCGTGACTCTGTTCGGTATGATAGCTTCACCAGTTATTGTTGCGCTATTTGGTTTTGGCTGGTTTCTTGATTGGTGGCATGGGGGCGAGCAGGGTGCTAAATTTGAGCTGGCTTCTACGTTACTCAAAATTACTTTTCCGTATTTGTGGTTTATTAGCCTAACCGCACTTGCTGGCGCAATACTCAATACCTTAGGCAAATTTGCCGCCGCCGCTTTCACACCGGTATTACTCAATGTTTGTATTATTGCCAGCGCTATTTTCTTAACCCCATACTTTGATTTGCCTGCTTATGCCTTAGCGTGTGGGGTATTTTTTGGTGGTTTAGTACAATTTTTGTTTCAACTACCGTTTTTATATCGCGCAGGTGTTTTGGTAAAACCCAAGTGGGCGTGGCATGCACCTGGAGTGGCAAAAATTCGCAAGCTAATTGTGCCTGCGTTGTTTGGTGTTTCCGTTACCCAAATTAATCTGCTGTTAGATACTTTAATTGCCAGTTTCTTAGTCACAGGCTCAATTAGCTGGTTGTACTATGCCGATCGTTTACTGGAATTTCCCCTTGGTTTATTTGGTATCGGTATTGCCACGGTAATTTTACCCAGCCTTTCTGGGCTTCACGCTAGAGAAAATAAAGCTGAATTTTCTTCTACCATTGATTGGGGTTTGCGGGTTGTTTGCTTGATGGGAATGCCAGCATTGGCTGGCTTGATGGTGCTGGCTCAGCCAATTATCATGCTGCTGTTTATGCGCGGTGAATTCAGTCAAAGCGATGTGCTGCAAGTGTCTTACGCCCTTTACGCGTATCTTTCTGGCTTAGTCAGTTTTATGTTTATTAAGGTGCTCGCTCCTGGATTCTACTCACGGCAAGATACCAAAACACCAGTTAAGATAGGCATTATTGCCATGGTGGCAAACATGGCTTTTAACTTAATGTTAGCGCCGTTTTATGGCTATGTTGGTTTGGCAATGGCAACTACCTTATCGGCGACTTTAAATGCCTTTCTGCTTTATCGCGGGTTGAAAAACAGTGGTGTGTTCACCATTCCTAGTAAAACCAAGTGGTTTTTTGCGAAGTTAGTTGTCGCCTCTGCGCTAATGGCTAGCGCTATTATCTATTTTCAGCCAAGCGAAAATGAGTGGTTTGCAATGGTATTCTCGCAGCAGTTGGCACACATCAGTAGTTTGATTGTTGCCGGCGTTATACTTTACTTTGCTTTGCTATGGCTAATGCGCGTAAAACTCAGTGATTTTAAGGTTGATAAAAATAGCCCGATTTCTGCTCGTTAA
- the ribF gene encoding bifunctional riboflavin kinase/FAD synthetase — translation MQLIRGIHNIKPADHGCVLTIGNFDGVHLGHQRVITALIEQAKALNCVPAVMVFEPQPQELFSPETAPARLTRLRDKYALLAELGVERLICVNFNYAFASQTAEYFIEQLLVEQLGIKHLIIGDDFRFGKNRTGDFKMLSQAGQKFGFGVSDTASFKLDDCRISSTEIRQALEQDRLADAQGMLGRPYSIHGRVFHGDKRGRELGFPTANIKLKRRVSPVSGVYAVQVNSEAGTYFGVANIGSRPTVAGIRQQLEVHIFDFNQDVYGQILEVVLLDKLRAERKFNSLQELTEQINKDSQQARRYVTEYQAKTA, via the coding sequence ATGCAGTTAATTCGCGGAATTCATAACATAAAACCAGCTGATCACGGCTGTGTATTGACCATAGGTAATTTCGATGGCGTTCACTTAGGACACCAACGCGTTATTACCGCATTGATAGAGCAGGCGAAAGCACTGAACTGTGTGCCTGCTGTAATGGTATTTGAGCCGCAACCGCAAGAGTTGTTTAGCCCTGAAACCGCACCAGCTCGGTTAACTCGCTTACGAGATAAATACGCCTTGCTGGCAGAGCTTGGGGTAGAGCGCTTGATTTGTGTGAACTTTAATTATGCTTTTGCTAGCCAAACCGCCGAGTACTTTATCGAGCAATTGTTGGTTGAACAGCTTGGTATTAAGCATTTGATCATTGGCGATGATTTTCGCTTTGGTAAGAATCGTACTGGCGACTTTAAAATGCTGAGCCAAGCGGGCCAGAAATTTGGCTTTGGTGTTTCAGATACCGCGAGCTTTAAATTAGATGATTGCCGCATCAGTAGCACCGAGATCCGTCAAGCCTTAGAGCAAGACAGGCTAGCTGACGCGCAAGGCATGCTGGGTAGACCTTACTCGATTCATGGTCGTGTTTTCCACGGTGACAAACGTGGTAGAGAGTTAGGCTTCCCGACGGCTAATATCAAGCTTAAACGTCGTGTATCGCCAGTATCTGGTGTTTATGCGGTGCAAGTGAATAGCGAGGCTGGGACATATTTTGGTGTTGCCAATATTGGTTCAAGACCTACAGTGGCAGGCATTAGACAACAACTTGAAGTGCATATTTTCGATTTCAACCAAGATGTGTACGGTCAGATATTGGAAGTTGTTTTACTAGATAAACTGCGCGCAGAACGTAAGTTTAACTCTTTACAAGAGCTAACCGAACAGATTAACAAAGACAGCCAACAGGCGCGTCGCTATGTAACTGAATATCAAGCCAAGACGGCTTAA